The following are encoded in a window of Paenibacillus polymyxa genomic DNA:
- a CDS encoding ferredoxin, producing the protein MAKYTWVEKDTCIACGACGATAPDIYDYDDEGLAEVIFEGDANQGIKAISEDLFDDMQDACDGCPTDSIKVADEPFNKEG; encoded by the coding sequence ATGGCTAAATACACTTGGGTAGAAAAAGATACATGCATTGCTTGCGGAGCCTGTGGCGCTACAGCACCAGACATTTATGATTATGATGATGAAGGTTTGGCAGAAGTGATCTTTGAAGGGGATGCAAACCAAGGCATCAAGGCGATCTCAGAAGATTTGTTTGATGATATGCAGGATGCTTGTGACGGTTGCCCTACAGATTCCATCAAAGTAGCAGACGAGCCGTTCAATAAAGAAGGTTAA
- a CDS encoding L,D-transpeptidase: MNHSPHLKSYVKKHPDNKMAWYLLGKEYESSGQEGKANYCFNRAGEVFEAFEHKQIPADVWMEYQDKLVQMSKEKERRTARTRHLLTALMVLLLVWVPSANSPRPSNENASVPSGTEQVAIDNIEVTKVATADPKEMAQIGVVGGVFTAQARKGSGAGTGLTDLLAKTSRLPSKTTVLGMEQGGSWLLWREGMKPLLSVQNKGNGGLAVQSYDAAACACKPSDSENLRKAGLKWAAGQEELAVLNSSMRAFRSQHQRLPQSLDELTRDFPANTMYGTTDGMKKAFTPMRNLLASSGQGTGKAVDLDADSSAESSPLLASSLHGRPFLGQPLRIVVDKSKHRLALVSGNVLIRNYPIGLGGERTPEGKFVITDKVVNPNGKSNGEFGSRGMQLSATNYAIHGTNEPDSIGKNESLGCVRMGKEDVEELFALVPSGTEVVIGNGGLPDQVLVPGSRFTSEPQHDQTNPRKTYHWLN, from the coding sequence ATGAACCATTCGCCTCATCTTAAATCGTATGTAAAAAAACACCCTGATAATAAAATGGCCTGGTATTTACTCGGCAAAGAGTATGAGAGCAGCGGTCAGGAGGGCAAAGCAAATTATTGCTTTAATCGTGCAGGAGAAGTGTTCGAAGCCTTCGAGCATAAACAGATTCCGGCAGACGTATGGATGGAATATCAGGATAAACTGGTTCAAATGTCCAAGGAGAAGGAGCGAAGGACGGCTCGAACACGCCACCTGTTAACTGCGTTAATGGTACTACTGCTCGTATGGGTTCCTTCAGCCAATTCACCGAGACCTTCAAATGAAAATGCATCAGTTCCATCTGGAACTGAGCAGGTAGCAATTGATAATATTGAAGTTACGAAAGTGGCCACTGCTGATCCGAAGGAAATGGCCCAGATCGGTGTGGTTGGTGGTGTGTTTACGGCTCAAGCTCGAAAAGGGAGTGGAGCTGGAACGGGGCTTACTGATTTGTTGGCTAAGACTAGCCGACTGCCGTCCAAGACTACAGTGTTGGGTATGGAGCAAGGGGGCTCATGGCTGCTCTGGAGAGAGGGTATGAAGCCCTTACTTAGTGTACAGAACAAAGGAAACGGTGGATTAGCTGTTCAGTCTTACGACGCCGCTGCGTGTGCTTGCAAGCCGTCAGACAGTGAAAATCTTCGCAAAGCAGGTCTAAAATGGGCTGCTGGACAGGAGGAATTAGCTGTGTTGAATAGCTCCATGCGTGCTTTTCGCTCACAGCATCAACGTCTTCCCCAGAGTCTTGATGAATTGACTCGAGACTTTCCCGCTAACACGATGTACGGTACGACAGACGGGATGAAGAAGGCTTTTACACCTATGCGTAATTTACTTGCTTCATCAGGACAGGGAACAGGGAAGGCAGTAGATTTAGACGCTGACTCGTCGGCCGAAAGCAGTCCATTACTGGCATCGTCATTGCACGGACGACCTTTTCTGGGGCAACCGCTGCGAATTGTGGTGGACAAATCCAAGCACAGGCTCGCCCTGGTAAGTGGCAATGTACTTATTCGAAATTATCCTATCGGTTTGGGCGGAGAAAGAACACCAGAAGGGAAGTTTGTGATTACCGATAAAGTAGTAAATCCGAACGGCAAATCCAACGGTGAGTTTGGCAGCCGTGGAATGCAACTGTCTGCAACGAATTATGCCATTCATGGCACGAACGAGCCGGACAGCATTGGCAAAAATGAGTCGTTGGGTTGCGTCCGAATGGGTAAAGAGGATGTGGAGGAATTGTTTGCACTCGTACCTTCGGGTACGGAGGTAGTTATTGGTAACGGGGGATTGCCTGATCAAGTGCTTGTGCCTGGTTCTCGATTTACAAGTGAGCCGCAGCATGACCAGACGAATCCCCGCAAAACCTATCACTGGCTAAATTAA